In Isosphaera pallida ATCC 43644, the sequence GTTCAATCGCCTACCCCCATGCCGCCCTCCCCCAGGGCCGCATGGGGGTAGAGCATTTCGAAGATCACTGGAGAAACGTTTCACACCTTTCTACAATCCAAAGGATATCGCACAAGCACCCCAAGGAGGGAGCCGCGTTTGATCGCGGCTCAAACAGGAATGAGCGTCTTCGAGTTGGTGAGCCCTTTTCCACCTGCCGGAGATCAGCCCAAGGCGATCGAGGCGTTAGTTGATGGCATCCGGTCGGGGAAAACTCACCAGACCTTGTTGGGGGTGACGGGGTCGGGCAAGACGTTCACCATGGCCAACGTCATCGCTCGTTTGAACCGGCCCGCCCTGGTCCTCTCGCACAACAAGACTCTGGCCGCTCAACTTTACGGCGAGTTCCGCGAGTTCTTCCCTCGCAACGCGGTTCGCTACTTTGTTAGTTATTATGACTACTATCAACCCGAGGCCTATATCCCACAGCGCGATATTTATATCGAAAAAGACGCTGCCATCAATGATGAAATTGAACGTCTGAGACTGGCAGCGACTGCCGCACTGGTCAGTAGGCGCGACGTGGTGGTGGTGGCCAGCGTTTCTAGCATCTACGGTCTTGGATCGCCCGATCATTACAAGCGGATGACCATCCACCTCTCTGTTGGCGATATCATCGACCGTGACGAATTGCTGCTCAAATTAGTGGACATTCAATACGAACGCAACGATATCGCCTTCGAACGCTCCAAGTTCCGAGTCCGCGGCGACGTCGTCGAGATCTGGCCTGGCTACGAGGAAATCGCCTACCGAGTCGAACTTTTCGGCGACGAAGTCGAATCCCTGGCCGAAATCGATCCACTGACTGGCAAAACACTTCTTAAAAAGAAAGAGATGCTGATTCAACCGGCGAAACACTACGTTATGCCGGAGGAAAAAATCGAGGCCGCGGTCACTTCGATCAAAGCGGAACTCGAAGAACGGCTCAAGCAACTTCAAGATCAGGGTAAACTGCTGGAAGCCCAGCGACTGGCGGCTCGAACGCGCTACGACCTGGAAATGTTGCTGGAAGTGGGACGTTGTCAAGGTATCGAAAACTACTCGCGTCACTTCGACGGTCGAAAACCAGGTGAACCACCCTACACCCTGATGGATTACTTTCCGAAAGACACGCTTGTTTTCATCGACGAATCCCACGTCACCATTCCTCAGGTGCGTGGGATGTTCGCGGGCGACTTCAGCCGAAAAAGCACCTTGGTCGAACACGGGTTTCGGCTTCCTAGCGCCATTGACAATCGACCCTTGAGGTTCGACGAGTGGGAGGCCAAACTCGGCCAAGTCATCTTCGTCTCCGCCACTCCTGGCGACTACGAGCTGGAAAAGTCGGGTGGCGAAGTGGTGGAACAGGTGATCCGACCCACCGGATTGGTGGACCCCAAAATCCGAGTCGAGCCAGCCCGCGACCAGGTTCCGCAACTGCTCAAGGAATGCAAGGCCCGAGCGGAAAAGGGGGAGCGCGTCCTGGTCACAACCCTCACCAAACGGCTCGCCGAGGATCTCTCGCGATATCTCAAAGAAGAAGGGCTCAAGTGCAAGTGGCTCCACTCCGAACTCGATGCATTTGAGCGTGTGACGATTCTTCGGGAGCTGCGCGAAGGAGCGTTCGATGTATTGGTGGGGGTCAATTTGTTGCGCGAGGGTCTGGACCTTCCCGAAGTTTCGCTGGTTTGTATCCTCGACGCCGATAAGGAAGGATTTCTACGCAGCGAAACCTCACTCATTCAAACGATTGGTCGAGCAGCGCGTCACATCAACGCCGAAGTCGTGTTGTATGCTGACAAGGTCACTCCCTCGATGAAACGGGCTCTGGACGAGACCGAACGCCGGCGCGGCCTGCAACTGGCCTACAACGCCGAACATGGGATCACCCCCGAAACCATCGTGAAGGCGATCCGGCGTGGCATCGAGGAGGAAATCCAAGCGCGAACCGAAGCCCGCAACGCGGTGGGTCGTGATGAACTCACCGATCAAATCGAAGACTACCTGGCGGCGCTCGAAGCCGAGATGCTTCAAGCGGCCGAGCAGTTGGAATTCGAACGCGCCGCCGAGCTGCGCGACCGCATCCTGGCAGTCAAAGCCGCCAAGGAAGGAGGCGGTCCAGCTCGGCCGACCGCCACGCCCCAAGGGGTCTCCGCGCGTCGTAAGGCCAAAGCCAAACCCAAGGCCCGAGGCTCACGATGATCTT encodes:
- the uvrB gene encoding excinuclease ABC subunit UvrB, which produces MSVFELVSPFPPAGDQPKAIEALVDGIRSGKTHQTLLGVTGSGKTFTMANVIARLNRPALVLSHNKTLAAQLYGEFREFFPRNAVRYFVSYYDYYQPEAYIPQRDIYIEKDAAINDEIERLRLAATAALVSRRDVVVVASVSSIYGLGSPDHYKRMTIHLSVGDIIDRDELLLKLVDIQYERNDIAFERSKFRVRGDVVEIWPGYEEIAYRVELFGDEVESLAEIDPLTGKTLLKKKEMLIQPAKHYVMPEEKIEAAVTSIKAELEERLKQLQDQGKLLEAQRLAARTRYDLEMLLEVGRCQGIENYSRHFDGRKPGEPPYTLMDYFPKDTLVFIDESHVTIPQVRGMFAGDFSRKSTLVEHGFRLPSAIDNRPLRFDEWEAKLGQVIFVSATPGDYELEKSGGEVVEQVIRPTGLVDPKIRVEPARDQVPQLLKECKARAEKGERVLVTTLTKRLAEDLSRYLKEEGLKCKWLHSELDAFERVTILRELREGAFDVLVGVNLLREGLDLPEVSLVCILDADKEGFLRSETSLIQTIGRAARHINAEVVLYADKVTPSMKRALDETERRRGLQLAYNAEHGITPETIVKAIRRGIEEEIQARTEARNAVGRDELTDQIEDYLAALEAEMLQAAEQLEFERAAELRDRILAVKAAKEGGGPARPTATPQGVSARRKAKAKPKARGSR